Genomic DNA from Anas platyrhynchos isolate ZD024472 breed Pekin duck chromosome 30, IASCAAS_PekinDuck_T2T, whole genome shotgun sequence:
ctcccctcaggccccccaaaccccctccccaGACACCAAggccccccccagacccccgaAACCTCCTAAATCCCCAGATCTCTcccagaccccaaaaccccccaaatctcccccaaatccccctacgacccccaaatctcccccaaacccctcaaCACCCCTCAAGaaccccccagaccccaaatccccctaaAACCCCTTCACACCCCCCAaggcccccaaatcccccagagacccccaaaccccttcGAAAAACTCCCCAAGATGCTCAGAGACCCTCCCCAGACCCCGAATTCCCCCAAAtacccccaaattccccccaaaccccctccccaGACACCAaggacccccccagacccccaaatcccccccaaacccctcacACACCCCTCaagacccccccagcccccccccaaatcccaccaacaccccccaaacctccccaaatCACCGaagacccccccaaaaccctatacacccccccaaatccctcaaaccccccaaacccccccccccagaccccacaaacccccccaaccccccccaaatctctCTCCCCCtcaccttcccctcctcccccccacctcctccctccctccgccgtccctcccccttccccgccccccccgcccctccccctcctccccctccccctccccctccggggctgggggcggaggggggggtccgggggggggtctggggggggggggggccggggtcttgcggctggggggggcggggggggagggggcgctgggggggggcggcggcggcggcggcttcAGCATCGCGGGGCCGCGGCTCCGCGCGGAGGGAGACGGCGCCTGAGCGGCGCGCATGCGCATCGTTGGCGCCCTCTCAcacttttctcccatttttctccattttaccTCACGAAACCTCATTTTTTTATGGGTGCATCAGGAGGTGGTGACACAGATTATATGTTTGGGGGCGGTGGGGTGAAGAGAGAGGCGGAAGGAGACGTGGAGGGGAAAGAGCCCGCGTGGGGCGCGCATGCGCGGCGGCGCCACAAGGGgcgcagcggcggcggcggcgctgcgcATGCGCGGGGGGCTGGAGCCGCttaagccacgcccccttccCTTAAACCCCACCCCCTTCCCTTAACCACGCCCCCTTCCCTTAAGCCACACCCACAACCCCTTAACCACACCCCCTTCCTCAAACCACGCCCCTAACCATCAGCCACGCCCCCTCATCAGCATAGCCGCGCCCTCATCATCATAACCACGCCCCCTAACCGTAACCACGCCCCCTCCGCTAACCCCCACCACACCCCTCTTTAaaccccgccccctccctccccgaccccgccccccctccccataaccccgcccccctccccgcgcATGCGCACTTCCTCCCCCGCCCTccccgcgcatgcgcagtgcccccaggccccctccctcctcccggAGGACCCCCGCCCTCCCCGGGCGGCGCTCTAGGCCCCCGTGAGCGTCGTCTCTATGgtagcggcggcggcggcggggggcggagCGGCCCGCGGGGGCCCCGCGCGGACGCTCTAGGCCCCGGGTGGGCCCCGGAGGCCCCGGGAGCGGCTCCGGCGTCCGGTGCCCCCATCTACCAAGGGCCACGCTCTGTCCTTGGCGTGTctctatggggaaaaaaaagggggaggggaagtCCTCCAGGGGGAGcggagagggaaggggggagggcGGGAAAGTGGGCCGGAGCCAAAGCGGAAAGGGGGCGGGAAGCGGAAAGTGGGGGAGGTTGGGAGGGGGGGAGCCTGGAGTAACCCCCAGTGCAGGTGGGAgggcggggcttaaaggggcggggcttggagggggaggggcttaaggggagggggaggggcttctggggggagggggggctggggggggggttgggggggttaaggggggctggggggggcagggggttttggggtgaaaatgaggggatttggggggtcaAAGGGGGAGGATTGGGGGgtgaggggatttggggagagAACAGGAGAATTGGGGGCAAAACAGGAGAATTTGGGTGTCAAAGGGGGGGATTGCCTCAAATTGGctgatttgggggaaaaatgaggGAATTTGGGTTCAAAGGGGGAGTATTGGGGGGTGtgtgaggggatttggggccaaAACTGGAGAATTTGGGGCCAAAACTGGAGAATTTGGGTgttaaaggggggggggtggactCAAAGAGGGGGATTTTGCCTCAAATTGGcaggtttgggggaaaaatgaggGAATTTGGGTtcaaaaggggagaaaaggtGCGTCATATGAAGGGATTTGGGCACAAAAGTGGATAAATTGGGGCCAAAACAGGAGAATTTGGGTGTCAAAAGGGGATTTGGGACTCAATAGAGGAGGATTTTGCCTCAAATTTGCAGGTTTGGGGCCAAaatgaggggatttggggcaaaaGTGGAGAATTGGGGCCAAAACTGGAGATTTTGCGCGTCAAGGGGGGATTTTGCCTCAAATTAGAAGGTTTTGGGCCAAAATGAGGGAATTTGGCTTTAAAGGGGAGGATTAGGGGTTGTGTGAGGGAATTTGGGACAAAAGTGGAGAATTGGGGTCAAAACTGGAGAATTTGGGGCCAAAACTGGAGAATTTGGGTGTCAAAGGGGGGATTTGGGACCAGAAtagggggattttggggtcaatTTGGGCCTATTTGGGGTAAAAATGAGGGGATTTGGGTTCAAagggggaggatttgggggttgTGTGAGGAGATTTGGAAAACGTGGAGAATTGGGGTCAAAACTGGAGAATTGGGTGTTAAAGGGGGGATTTGGGCGTCAAAAAGAGGGGATTTTGCCTCAAATTGGCCTAATTTGGGCCAAAATGAGGGAATTTGGGGGTTCAAAGGGGGAGGATTGGGGGGTGTGTGAGGGGATTTGGGCAAAAGTGGAGAATTGGGGCCAAAACTGGGGAATTTGGTGTCAAAAGGGGGGATTGGGGCCTCAATGAGGGGATTTTGCCTCAAAATGTCTGATTTGGGGAAAATGAGGGAATTTGGGCCTCAAATGAGGGGATTTGGGCCTCACGTGAGGTGATTTGGGCCTCAAGTGAGGGGAAATTGGGGCCAAAAATGAAGGAATTTGGGTCCCAACTGAGGGTTTGTGCCCAgttgaggggatttggggcttcAAAGGGGGGATTTGGGCCTCAAAcgaggggatttggggctgaaATGAGGGAATTTGAGGTAAAAGTGAATGGATTTGGGGTCAAGTGCGAGCATTTGGGCTTCAAGTGAAGGAACTTGAGGTAAAAATGGAGGAATTTGGGCTCCAGTGAAAGAGCATTTGGGCCTCAAATGGGGGAATTTGAGGTAAAAATTGGAGAATTTGGGCTCCAGTGAGAGGATTTGGGCCTCGAAAGGAAAATTTGGCCGCAACTGAGTGGATTTGAGGCCAAAACTGGGGGATTTGGTCTCAAATGAGGGAATTTGAGGTGGAAATGAGGAGATTTGGTGTCAAGTGAGAGCATTTGGGCGTCAAAAGAGGAAATCTGAAGTAAAAATTGCAGGATTTGGTCACAATTGAGAGAATTTGGGCCTCAAGTGAGGGAACTTGAGGTAAAAATGAGAGAATTTGGGCTCCAGTGAGAGGTTTTGGCCTCAAGTGAGGGAATTTGAGGTAAAAACTGGGGAAATTGGCTTTAAGTGAGAGGATTTGGCCTCAAATGAGGGAATTTGGGCTGAAATGAGGGAATTTGGTCTGGAGTGAGAGGATTTGGGCCTCAAGTGAGGGAATTTGAGGTAAAAATGGAAGAATTTGGGCACTAGTGAGAGGATTTAGGCCTCAAATGAAGGAAGTCTGAGGTAAAGTTGGGGGATTTTGGCCTCAAGTGAGAGGATTTGGGCCTCAAATGAGGGATTTTAAGGAAAAAGTGAAGGGATTTGGGCCTCAAGTGATAGGATTTAGGCCTCAAATGAGGAAATCTGAGGTAAAAATTGGTGGTTTTGGTCTCTAGTGAGAGGATTTGGGTCTCAAATGAGGGATTTTGAGGTAAAAGTGAAGGGATTTGGTCTTAAATGAAAGCATTGGGGCTTCAAATGAGGAACTTTGAGGTAAAAATTGGGGAATTTGGCCTCAACTGACAGGATTGGGGCTTCAAATGAGGGAATCTCAACTTTGAGCTTGGGGATTTTGCCCCAAATGAGGAAATTTTGCCCCAAATGAGGAAATTTTGCCCCAGATGAGGAAATTTTGCCCCAAATGAGGAAATTTAGCCGGAAGTGAGGAATTTTTGCCCTAAATcgttcttttttccccaaaacaataTCTTTAAAACTCTAAATAACgaattttctcattatttttatgtttttccccCCAGGTGAGGACCCCCCCGgcgcctccctcccccccccgaaTTGGGCCGCGGGGGTCCCATCgtcgccgccgccccccggctcccccgcgagcgggggggggggcagcgggtgggagcggggccgcccccccagcccccccccgagcccccccccccccttacccaAACCCACCCCttggaccccccccctccctcctcaaCCCTCCCGAATCCGATTTTGGCTTCTTCCTGGCGGGATTTTTGCGAGGGCCAAGCCCGGGCGGCCGCCCGCGATTTCGCCCGGCGTTTTCGGGTTTTCGTGGGGGCCCACCCCCAATTTGGGGGGGCCGAGGCCGCTTTCGGCCGCCGCTTCGCCCCAGCGCTTCCTGCGCCATTTCGAGGCCGAGGTGGCGCGGGAGGCCgagcgccgccgccccccgccccaaaatccccaaaatcccccccaaaacccccaaaacgccccccaCGACGATGacgatgatgatgaagatgacgaagaggatgaggatgatgatgatgaagacgAAGGCTCCCCCCCCCGCTGCGACATCGCCCCTTCACCGGCACCCAgcgcccccgggggggctcggagAGCAGCATGGAGgcgtccccccccctccaacctgcccttcctcctcctcctcctcctcctcctcctcttcctcctcttcttcctccccccggcccccaaAAAACCAAACCCCGAAAACGCTTCTCCCTCCGCAGCGTGGGCCGCAGCGTCCGGGGGGTGCTGCAATTTGGGCgaggaggttttgggggggcGACAACACCCCCCgagaccccccccaccccctcccaaagccttcatcctcctcttcctcttcctcctccccccccctccgccaACACCAACTCCAACTCCCTCGGGGGGCTGCGGCGAGGCCGAGGGGTGGGTGCAGCGCTTCGAGCGCCTCCGCCTCGGCCGCCGGACGCCCCCCCCCGAAAAAATtcggaagaggaggaggagggagggggtcCTGGGGCTGGCGGTCACCCCAGGGGGAGGGGGTCCCAAagaggggggggtcccagggggggtggaaggggggggggggcgatggCAACGCTGCCGCTTGCTGCTGCGCCGGGCGGCCGAGGGCGACGTCCTGGAGTTCTACGTGCCCCCCAAGGTATTGAAATCCCCaaatttggggtcattttggggtgttttataCACAATTGGGTCTGTTTTGGGGGTTTGCGCCCCCCCTGATGGATTTTGGCCCCCCCTTTTTGGCACCGCAGGCGGCCAAAGCGAGGGTGACGGTGCCGTGCTCCGAGGTGGCGGCCGCCCGCGGGGTCACCCCCCTGGAGGGGGCCGACAGGGACAACACCTTCGTGCTCaaggtgggatttggggggattttgggtttttttggggtcCTTTAGGATcttttgggggggctttgggggcttttggggctgGTATGGGGGCTTTTAGAGGTGGTTTGGGGCGTTGGGGActttttgggggggctttgggaGGTGGTTTGGGGGATCctttggggggctttgggggctttttggggggcttcaggggctttttggggtctttgggggtcCTTTGGGTCTTTTGGGGGGTCTTTTGGGGCTTTTGGAGGTGGTTTGGGGATcctttgggggtttgggggcttttgggggcaatttggggtcttttggggggctttgggatcttttgggggagttttgggagtggtttgggggcttttggggggaattgggggcgttttgggggtGGTTTGCGGGCTTTCTGGGGGCTTTGGGagtttttggggggcttttggggactttttggggaggctttgggggttttgggggggctttggagtcttttgggggcttttggggggcttttggtatttttaagggCTTTGGGGCTTTTAGAGGTGGTTTGGGAGCTTTCAGGGGGGCtttgggaggttttggggggctttgggggcttTGGAGCTTTTGGGGGTGATTTGGGATCCTTtagggggctttgggggctttttggggggctttgggggcttttttggggtcCTTTAGaatcttttggggtcttttgggagGGCTTTGGGGTCTTTTTAGGGGCTTTGGGCTTTTGGAGGTGGTTTGGGGATCCTTTAGGGGGCTTTGGGAGCTTttgggggtgatttgggggtctttgggggctttgggggcttTTTAGGGGATCTTTTGGAGGTCCTTTGCGGGCTTTTGGGGTcctttggggtcttttggggtctcttGGAGGGGCTTTGGGGACTTATTTGGGGCTTTTGGGCTTTTGGAGACAGTTTGGGGATCCTTTGGGGACTTTGGGGGCTttctggggggctttgggggcttTTGGAGGGGctttggggcttttgggggtggtttgggggcttttggggggcttttgggggggctttgggggcttttggggggcttttgggaGTGGTTTGAGGGCTTTTGGGGTCCTTGGGGCTTTGGGAGGTGctttggggcttttggggtcttttaggggggtctctgggggcttttggggggctttggAGTCTTTTGGGGGATCTTTCGGGGTcttgggggggctttggggacaTTAGAGGGcaatttggggggattttggggtcctttggggttttttggggcattttggggggctTTTCATGCCTTTTGGGACACATTTGGGGCCATTTGAGGGGGGGATGGTGGCACTTTGGGGGagctttggggccatttgggggttttggggccatttgggatgtttggggtgttttggggcaatttgggggtATTTTGCTGCCCCCCATATTTTAggatttctcctctttttcGCTCTCAGccccatttcctcctctttccacGCATTTTCGGggccatttcctttcttttcaggtCCGGGGGGGTCCCGTCGGGTTCCCAACCCCTcaattcccccaaaaccccccaaatttcccccaaaatttCCCAATTTTTGCCCCCCCAGCTGCACAACTCCCTGGAGTACGTCCTGGAGGCGCCGGACGCGCTGCAGGCCACGGCCTGGCTGGGCGACATCCGGCACTGCATCGGCTCCGGGTGCGTTTGGGGGGgccccaaaaatcccccctgcaccccaaaaatccccccgaccccccccggcaccccaaaatccccccgaccccaaattccccccctTGTACCCCAATatccacccccaaccccaataTGCCCCCCCAAAACTAATAGCCCTCCCTGgcaccccaagacccccccaccccaaaaatccccccaaatcccccccggcaccccaaaatcccccccgaccccaaattccccccctTGTACCCCAATatccacccccaaccccaatatcccccccccaaacctaATAGCCCCCCCGGCATCCCaagacccccccaccccaaaaatcccctgagcccccccggcaccccaaaatccccccccaaccccaaattccccccctTGTACCCCAATAtccaccccccaaccccaataTCCCCCCCAAATCTAATAGCCCTCCCTGgcaccccaagacccccccaccccaaaaatcccccaaaatcccccccaaccccaaatttccccctttGTACCCCAatatcccccccaccccaaaatcccgaccccaaaatccccccctggcaccccaaaatccctcccCCAACCCCAATatcacccccccacaccccaaaatccccccccagcaccccaagacccccccgaccccaaaatccaaaccccaaaatccccccctgaccccaaaatccccccggGGGGGTGGTCTTTTGGGGGACTTTTTGggtgggggcatttgggggggaaaattttgggggggttttgggggtgataGTGACTTTTGggggggacattttggggtgggggcatTTTAGGGGGAATTCAGGGGGACTTTTAGGGTGGGATAATTtggggggggcttttggggtgcgAGTGACTTtggggggggcattttgggggggctattttggggtgggggcactttggggagggaattgggggggcttttgggggtcAGTGACATTTGGGGGGCACATTTTGGGGcggggggacacattttggggtgggggggcacattttggggtggggggacacattttggggggggtcagaaGCTTTttaacgccccccccccccccagcgagGAGGCGCAGAGCCCGCCCCCCCCCTGCCCGAACCACTCGGAGAGCAGCGAGCAGCTGGCGCAGGGTGAGgccgagacccccccccaaattaaaaaaaagacccCCCCCtaattttggggacccccccttaATTTTTGGGGCCCCCCCCAGGCGCCTACGGGGGCCTGGCGGAGCTGCTGCCCCCGAGCTGCCCCCCCGGGTCCCCATCGAGGAGCCCCCCTTCGCCCCCCCGCTGCTGCACGGCCCCTTCCCCGACACCCCCGACGGCGCAggtattgggggggggggcgccccctttttttggggggtgttcACCTCGTtttgggggagatttggggtctTAGATGGGTTTTGGAGGGGTTCGGGGGGCTGGACCTcaatttggggggatttgggggctgtATCCTGGGTTttgagggggggtgggggggtttggggggctgcaccccaatttggggggggctgggggggtttaAGGGGGCGGGACCCCAATTTGGGGGGtgcctgggggggctgcaccccAATTTGGGGGATTTGAGGGCTGTATCCTGGGtttggggggtcttggggggctGCACcctaatttggggggggttggggggggctcTAAAGGGGTTGGGCCCcaattttggggggatttgggggggttaaggAGGCTGCACCCCAattttgggggggtcttggggggctGTGCCCcaatttgggggggatttgggggggctctAGGGGAGCTGGACCCcaatttgggggggttggggggtctaAAGGGGCTGGAGTCCACTTTGGGTCCTTTTAGGGGTGGTTTGGGATCTAGAACCCCATTTTTGGTCCATTTAGGGGTGGTTTGGCACCCAAAACCCCCTTTTGGGCCAACCCAGCACCTAGAATCCCCCTTTTGGCCCCATTTTGGGTTGATTAAACCTCTAAAACCCGTTTTTGATCAATTCAGGGTTAGTTTTACACCTAGGACCCCATTTCTTGATCAAATTAGGGTTAATTATGCATCTAGAACCCCGTTTTTGATCAATTCAGAGTTAGTTTTGCACCTAGAACCCCATTTTTGATCAATCCAGGGTCAGTTTTGCACCTAGAACCCCATTTTTGACCAATTTAGGGTTAATTATGCACCTAGAAGCCCATTTTTGACCAATTCAGGGTCAGTTTTGCGCCTAGAACCCCATTTATTGATACATTCAGGGTTAGTTTTGCACCTAGAACCCCATTTTTGACCAATTTAGGGTTAATTATGTACCTAGAACCCCATTTTTGATCAATTCCGGGTCAGTTTTGCTACTAGAACCCCGTTTTTGATCAGTTCAGGGTTAGTTTTTCACCTAGAACCCCGTTTTTGATCAATTTAGGGTTGGTTTTCCACCTAGAACCCCATTTATTGATGAATTTAGGGTTAATTATGCACCTAAAACCCCATTTTTGATCAATTTAGGGTTAATTATGCACCTAGAACCCCCCTTTTGGCCCCATTTTGGGTTGATTAAACCTCTAAAACCCCGTTTTTGATCAATCCAGGGTTAGTTTTGCACCTAGAACCCCGTTTTTGATCAATCCGGGGTCAGTTTTACACCTAGAACCCCATTTATTGATCAATTTAGGGTTAATTATGCACCTAGAACCCAATTTTTGATCAATCCGGGGTCAGTTTTGCACCTAGAACCCCATTTTTGACCAATTTAGGGTTAATTATGCACCTAGAAGCCCATTTTTGACCAATTCAGGGTCAGTTTTGCGCCTAGAACCCCATTTATTGATACATTCAGGGTTAGTTTTGCACCTAGAACCCCATTTTTGACCAATTTAGGGTTAATTACGCACCTAGAACCCCATTTTTGATCAATTTGGGGTTAGTTTTGCACCTAGAACCCCATTTTTGATCAATCCAGGGTCAGTTTCACACCTAGAACCCCCATTTATTGATGAATTTAGGGTTAATTATGCACCGAGAACCCCATTTTTGATCAATTTAGGGTTAATTATGCACCTAGAACCCCCCTTTTGGCCACATTTTGGGTTGATTAAACTTCTAGAACCCCCATTTTTGGTCAATTCAGGGTTAATTTTGCACCTAGAACCCCATTTATTAATGAATTTAGGGTTAATTATGCACCTAGAACCCCATTTTTGATCAATTTAGGGTTAATTATGCACCTAGAACCCTATTTTTGACCAATTTAGGGCTAATTATGCACCTAGAACCCCATTTTTGATCAATTTAGGGTCAGTTTTCCACCTAGAACCCCGTTTTTGATCAATCCAGGGTCAGTTTTACACCTAGAACCCCATTTATTGATGAATTTAGCGTTAATTATGCACCGAGAACCCCATTTATTGATGAATTTAGGGTTAATTATGCACCTAGAACCCAATTTTTGACCAATTTAGGGTTAATTATGCACCTAGAACCCCATTTATTGATGAATTTAGCGTTAATTATGCACCTAGAACCCCATTTATTGATGAATTTAGGCTTAATTATGCACCTAGAACCCCATTTTTGACCAATTTAGGGTTAATTATGCACCTAGAACCCCATTTTTGATCAATTTAGGGTTAATTATGCACCTAGAACCCCATTTTTGACCAATTTAGGGTTAATTATGCACCTAGAACCCCATTTTTGATCAATTCGGGGTTAGTTTTGCACCTAGAACCCCATTTATTGATCAATTTAGGCTTAATTATGCACCTAGAACCCCATTTTTGATCAATTCGGGGTTAGTTTTGCACCTAGAACCCCATTTATTGATCAATTTAGGCTCAGTTTTCCACCTAGAACCCCATTTATTGATGAATTTAGGGTTAATTATGCA
This window encodes:
- the SH2B1 gene encoding LOW QUALITY PROTEIN: SH2B adapter protein 1 (The sequence of the model RefSeq protein was modified relative to this genomic sequence to represent the inferred CDS: deleted 6 bases in 5 codons), translated to MGQKGPPRRLPPPPELGRGGPIVAAAPRLPRERGGGQRVGAGPPPQPPPEPPPPLTQTHPLDPPPPSSTLPNPILASSWRDFCEGQARAAARDFARRFRVFVGAHPQFGGAEAAFGRRFAQRFLRHFEAEVAREAERRRPPPQNPQNPPQNPQNAPHDDDDDDEDDEEDEDDDDEDEGSPPRCDIAPSPAPSAPGGARRAAWRRPPPSNLPFLLLLLLLSSSSSSSSPRPQKTKPRKRFSLRSVGRSVRGVLQFGRGGFGGRQHPPRPPPPPPKAFILLFLFLLPPPPPTPTPTPSGGCGEAEGWVQRFERLRLGRRTPPPEKIRKRRRREGVLGLAVTPGGGGPKEGGVPGGVEGGGGRWQRCRLLLRRAAEGDVLEFYVPPKAAKARVTVPCSEVAAARGVTPLEGADRDNTFVLKLHNSLEYVLEAPDALQATAWLGDIRHCIGSGEEAQSPPPPCPNHSESSEQLAQGAYGGLAELLPPSCPPGSPSRSPPSPPRCCTAPSPTPPTAQPPSPPSPPSPLGDAPPPEAEHPLAEHPWFHGTLSRLKAAQLVLAGGAGGHGVFLVRQSETRRGEYVLTFNFQGKAKHLRLSLNEEAQCRVQHLWFRSVFDMLEHFRVHPIPLESGGSGDVTLVSYVVASQRPHGRDRSGSRCADPPGPRSPDSPAPPLAAADCSVEHLP